GTCTATGGCGACAAGCCCGGCGCGCAGACCGCGGAGCAGCTCAAGCGGATCGTGGACGCGGCGCAGCAGCATGGCGTGCACTTCTGCCCGTGCTACTCCACCCGGAGCCAGCCCCTCGCCCGTGAGGTCGGCAGCGTCCTGCAGTGCGGCGCCATCGGCGACCTGTACTCCTTCCAGTGCACATGGATCACCTCCGATGTGCTGGCGCGGGGGCCGGACAACTGGCTCTTCCACAAGGAGCACAGCGCGGGCGGCATCCTCACGTGGCTAGGCTGCCACTGGCTGGACCTGTTGCGCTTCCTGATGCGGTCCGAGGTGGTTGAGGTGACCGCCATGTGCGCCACGCAGACCCCCGCGGCGGTGGACGTCGAGGACGTGGCGAATGTCTGCCTGCGGTTCGACAACGGGGCAGTAGGGATGCTGCGGGCAGGGTACCTGCTGCGCGCGTCGGGGGGCTATGACAACAGTGACATGCAGTTCCAGTTCGAGGGCAGCCAGGGCGCGCTGACGTGGTATCCGCGCGCCCAACCCGCCGGCTACCGCCTGCGCACGCGCAACACCGACTTCGTGCCCTCGGGCTGGCAGCGGGACATTGTCGTGGACCCAGCCCCCCAGAGCGCCCGGGCCGGCTACTCGGCGGACTTCCTGGCCGAGTTCCTGGCGGCCGTCGAGGGACGTGGTCCGCTGCCGGCGAGCGAAGTGGATGCGTGGCAGGTGCTGCGCGTCATCGAGGCGGCCTATCGGTCCTCAGCCGAGGGGCGGAAGGTGACACTATGACGCGTGGGCCGGTCCAGGATGTCCCGGCCCACGCGCCTACATATCCACTTTGTCCGACGGGATGTACGGGCACTTGATGAAGATCAGCCGCAGGTCACACTCGCCGGTGTTGGCGATGTTGTGGCACTCCGGCGCCTCGACCCGCACCACGTCGCCGGGCTTGACCGCGACGGTCTGCTCGTTCACGATCATCTCGCCACTGCCCTCGAGGAAGTAGAAGTGCTCCTCGACGTGGTTGTGGCAGTGGCGGCCGAGTTCCTGCCCCGGCTTGAAGACGATCACACCCCACTCGAACTGCGGCCCACGGAAGATGTACTTGGGGCCGTGATCGCCATGCCGGAACTCCCGTTCGCTCTCGTTGACAAGCTCCATATCGCCGGACCTCCCGTGTGTCGCGTAGGTGGGTGCGTCCTCGCACCCACAGCCTGCGGGTTCGGGGACGAATCTGCCTACGCGCCAAGTAGCGTCTCCAACACCTCG
The DNA window shown above is from bacterium and carries:
- a CDS encoding Gfo/Idh/MocA family oxidoreductase, giving the protein MSLTLGVIGVNHPHAGGHLQALENAPEITRLLVWDEDPASAQRAAGNSAKAEVVASPDELLSDPGVPALAIMLKDSEAGAWNLRAIEAGKWVYGDKPGAQTAEQLKRIVDAAQQHGVHFCPCYSTRSQPLAREVGSVLQCGAIGDLYSFQCTWITSDVLARGPDNWLFHKEHSAGGILTWLGCHWLDLLRFLMRSEVVEVTAMCATQTPAAVDVEDVANVCLRFDNGAVGMLRAGYLLRASGGYDNSDMQFQFEGSQGALTWYPRAQPAGYRLRTRNTDFVPSGWQRDIVVDPAPQSARAGYSADFLAEFLAAVEGRGPLPASEVDAWQVLRVIEAAYRSSAEGRKVTL
- a CDS encoding cupin domain-containing protein — encoded protein: MELVNESEREFRHGDHGPKYIFRGPQFEWGVIVFKPGQELGRHCHNHVEEHFYFLEGSGEMIVNEQTVAVKPGDVVRVEAPECHNIANTGECDLRLIFIKCPYIPSDKVDM